The following proteins come from a genomic window of Candidatus Omnitrophota bacterium:
- the dnaK gene encoding molecular chaperone DnaK, translating to MAKAIGIDLGTSNSAAAIMEGTRPTIIPSAEGAGVASGKAFPSYVAFTKDGQRLVGEPARRQAAVNPEGTIIAAKREMGTDHKYKISGKEYMPQQISAFILQKIKQDSESYLGGKVEEAVITCPAYFNDNQRTATRDAGEIAGLKVLRVINEPTAACLAYGLDKAGKELKIMVFDFGGGTLDVTIMDMWHDKEHGSGFEVISTSGDTQLGGTDMDAELVSYIISEFKKQEGIDLSKDKMAMQRLRDAAEKAKVELSSTLTTDINLPFITADSSGPKHLTMTINRAKLEELVSPLVEKCRNSLERAISDADKKTPKDVDKIIMVGGPTRMPIVQKFVEDYVGKKIERGIDPMECVAMGAAIQVAALKGDIKDIQLLDVTPLSLGIETMGGVCTRLIERNTTIPAKKSQIFSTAADNQPAVTIRVLQGERSMANDNVELGRFDLVGLPPAPRGIPQIEVSFDIDANGIVHVNAKDIGTGKEQSIRITAPKKLTGEEIDKMVKDAEKFAGQDQKQKEKVEVKNQADTLVYTTEKALKDFGDKVEPADKQNIEKGLKELKEALKGDDLEAIKKSSESLAKASHKLAEQMYRAASEQKKAEEQKTAAGESPAESREAPGGAGQAEQEEHKQGKDKSRKAKKEDVVDADYQEVDDEDKKDKN from the coding sequence ATGGCAAAAGCAATCGGAATAGATTTAGGAACTTCAAATTCAGCAGCCGCGATTATGGAAGGAACCCGGCCCACAATTATTCCCAGCGCCGAGGGCGCGGGCGTGGCCAGCGGTAAGGCATTTCCTTCTTACGTGGCTTTTACCAAAGACGGGCAAAGACTGGTGGGTGAGCCGGCCCGCCGCCAGGCAGCCGTGAACCCCGAAGGCACTATTATTGCCGCCAAGAGGGAAATGGGCACAGACCATAAATATAAAATTTCAGGAAAGGAATATATGCCCCAGCAGATTTCTGCGTTTATTTTACAAAAGATAAAACAGGATTCCGAGTCCTACCTGGGTGGCAAAGTAGAGGAGGCTGTAATAACCTGTCCCGCTTATTTTAATGATAACCAGCGTACAGCCACCAGGGATGCCGGAGAGATAGCCGGATTAAAAGTTTTGAGGGTTATAAATGAGCCTACTGCCGCCTGTTTGGCCTATGGCCTGGACAAAGCAGGAAAAGAATTAAAAATTATGGTCTTTGATTTCGGAGGCGGTACGCTTGATGTTACTATCATGGATATGTGGCATGATAAAGAACACGGCAGCGGTTTTGAGGTAATATCAACCAGCGGTGATACCCAGCTTGGCGGAACGGATATGGACGCTGAGCTGGTAAGTTATATCATCAGTGAATTTAAAAAGCAGGAAGGGATAGATTTATCAAAGGATAAAATGGCAATGCAAAGGCTGAGAGACGCTGCAGAAAAGGCAAAGGTGGAGCTTTCCAGCACACTTACCACTGATATCAATCTTCCATTTATAACAGCCGATTCCAGCGGGCCCAAACATCTTACCATGACCATCAACCGGGCAAAGTTAGAAGAGCTGGTGTCCCCGCTTGTTGAAAAATGCCGCAACTCTTTAGAGCGGGCAATAAGCGATGCTGATAAAAAGACCCCTAAGGATGTTGATAAGATAATTATGGTTGGCGGGCCGACCAGAATGCCGATAGTGCAGAAGTTTGTCGAGGATTATGTAGGGAAGAAGATAGAGCGGGGAATTGATCCGATGGAGTGCGTGGCCATGGGAGCGGCGATCCAGGTAGCGGCCTTAAAGGGCGATATAAAAGATATCCAACTGCTTGATGTAACACCGCTTTCTTTAGGAATAGAGACTATGGGAGGGGTTTGCACCCGATTGATCGAAAGAAATACCACTATTCCTGCTAAAAAGAGCCAGATTTTCTCAACCGCTGCCGATAATCAACCCGCTGTTACTATCAGGGTCCTGCAGGGAGAACGCAGTATGGCCAATGATAACGTGGAATTAGGACGGTTTGATCTGGTCGGTCTTCCTCCGGCGCCCCGGGGAATCCCGCAGATAGAAGTAAGCTTTGATATAGATGCCAACGGCATAGTCCATGTAAACGCCAAGGACATTGGGACCGGCAAAGAGCAGTCGATAAGAATAACAGCGCCCAAGAAGCTGACCGGGGAAGAGATAGATAAAATGGTCAAGGATGCTGAAAAGTTTGCCGGCCAGGACCAGAAACAAAAAGAAAAAGTAGAAGTTAAAAATCAGGCCGATACCCTGGTTTATACCACCGAGAAAGCGCTTAAAGACTTTGGCGATAAAGTAGAGCCTGCTGATAAACAAAACATTGAAAAAGGATTAAAAGAGCTGAAGGAAGCGCTGAAAGGCGATGATTTAGAGGCGATAAAAAAGTCTTCCGAATCGCTTGCCAAGGCTTCTCATAAATTAGCTGAGCAGATGTACCGCGCGGCGAGCGAGCAGAAAAAAGCCGAAGAACAAAAGACAGCGGCTGGAGAAAGTCCCGCGGAGTCCCGCGAAGCCCCGGGCGGAGCCGGGCAAGCGGAACAAGAAGAGCACAAGCAGGGGAAAGACAAAAGCCGGAAGGCAAAAAAAGAAGATGTTGTTGATGCTGATTATCAGGAAGTTGACGACGAGGACAAAAAAGATAAGAACTAA
- a CDS encoding nucleotide exchange factor GrpE — translation MGKKKQKKEKEEKITLSQGEYDQFVKKAVERDEYFNKFLKSCADFDNFRKRFERERIELIKFATEEILLKVIPIVDNLNRAACSLNNAKDYASIAKGIQLIQAQFHDLLSVNGVKKIEAKKQIFNPHFHEAVETVENNDLPEHTILEETQPGYTLNGRVIKHSFVKVSKKKTDTDEKSRE, via the coding sequence ATGGGAAAGAAAAAACAAAAGAAAGAAAAAGAAGAAAAAATAACGCTTTCTCAAGGCGAATACGATCAGTTTGTTAAAAAGGCCGTTGAACGCGACGAGTATTTCAACAAATTCCTGAAATCCTGTGCTGATTTTGATAATTTTCGGAAGAGGTTTGAGCGCGAACGGATTGAGCTGATTAAATTTGCCACTGAGGAGATTTTGCTCAAGGTAATACCTATTGTGGATAATCTTAACCGGGCGGCCTGCTCTCTTAATAATGCAAAGGATTACGCTTCGATAGCAAAAGGGATTCAACTGATCCAGGCGCAGTTTCATGACCTTCTTAGCGTCAATGGGGTTAAAAAGATTGAAGCGAAAAAGCAGATATTTAATCCCCATTTTCATGAGGCGGTCGAAACTGTAGAAAATAACGATTTACCGGAACATACGATTTTAGAAGAAACTCAACCGGGATATACCTTAAACGGCAGAGTGATAAAACATTCTTTTGTGAAGGTAAGCAAGAAAAAAACAGACACAGATGAAAAGAGTAGAGAGTAG